The Aphis gossypii isolate Hap1 chromosome 3, ASM2018417v2, whole genome shotgun sequence genome includes a region encoding these proteins:
- the LOC114122357 gene encoding mucin-1-like — MKFTSALVFVFVAVALVRADSADSKTHKPEKRGISAEHDFSSGLSYGSGLGLGSSIGLSSGLASGYSAYGGSAYGSSYAPAYSGAAIASAPAFSGVAVAAAPAYSGVAVAPAPAYSGAAIAAAPATYSVAPAPTVGPLIPISKDIHIINRHAQQVSAPYPVPVQRTVAIPVPHPVPYPVERPYPVKVAAPYPVPVERPVPYPVDRPVPQAVPAPYPVPVVQNVPVPVSRPVPVPVVRRVPVPVATPVVVQAPQPIAIAAPAPAYGLGASAYGTSYGSAALSSYGSGLSSYGSYGPALSASSYGSYGPALATSSYGSYGSALPSSSYGSYGSALPSSSYGSYGSALPSSSYGSYGSDLSSSSYGHDSHSKYEHGGWTPIAKRNSN; from the exons ATGAAATTC acatCAGCTTTAGTTTTCGTCTTTGTGGCCGTAGCCCTCGTCAGGGCCGACAGCGCAGACAGCAAGACACACAAACCAGAAAAACGCGGTATCTCCGCTGAACATGATTTCTCCTCCGGTCTGAGCTACGGTTCCGGTCTGGGATTGGGCTCCAGCATTGGTTTATCGTCTGGACTGGCTTCCGGTTACTCCGCTTACGGTGGATCAGCTTATGGGTCCTCATACGCTCCAGCTTACAGTGGAGCCGCAATCGCTTCCGCACCCGCATTCAGTGGAGTCGCAGTCGCCGCCGCACCCGCATACAGTGGAGTCGCAGTCGCACCTGCACCTGCATACAGCGGAGCCGCTATTGCCGCCGCTCCAGCTACATACTCTGTTGCCCCAGCACCGACTGTTGGCCCATTGATCCCAATCTCCAAGGATATACACATCATCAATCGTCATGCCCAACAAGTTTCAGCCCCGTACCCAGTGCCAGTACAGAGGACTGTTGCCATCCCAGTGCCACACCCCGTCCCTTACCCAGTAGAACGGCCATACCCAGTCAAGGTTGCCGCCCCATACCCAGTGCCAGTTGAGAGGCCCGTTCCATACCCAGTTGACAGACCAGTACCACAAGCAGTGCCTGCTCCCTACCCAGTCCCAGTCGTCCAGAACGTACCAGTACCAGTTTCCCGTCCAGTACCAGTCCCAGTCGTCAGACGCGTTCCTGTGCCGGTCGCCACACCAGTCGTTGTCCAAGCACCTCAACCCATTGCCATTGCTGCCCCAGCACCCGCATACGGTCTAGGAGCATCCGCCTACGGCACTAGCTACGGATCCGCTGCTTTGTCTTCGTACGGATCTGGTCTCTCCTCATACGGATCTTACGGACCAGCACTGTCCGCTTCCTCATACGGTTCTTACGGACCAGCATTGGCCACTTCCTCGTACGGATCTTACGGATCAGCTCTGCCTTCTTCTTCATACGGATCTTACGGATCAGCTCTACCTTCTTCTTCATACGGATCTTACGGATCAGCTCTGCCTTCTTCTTCATATGGATCTTACGGATCAGATTTATCCTCCTCCTCGTACGGCCACGACAGCCACTCAAAATACGAACACGGTGGATGGACTCCAATCGCAAAACGTAACTCCAATTAA